From the Catharus ustulatus isolate bCatUst1 chromosome 15, bCatUst1.pri.v2, whole genome shotgun sequence genome, the window CAGCAGGtagggctgggagctctgccctCACTGACCTTCTCTGCTGGGCCTCTGCAGATCAGGAAGAACGGACAAAAGCCATTGAGGCCTTCCGGGATGGGAAGAAGGATGTCCTGGTTGCCACTGATGTCGCTTCCAAGGGTTTGGACTTCCCAGCCATCCAGCACGTCATCAACTACGATATGCCAGAGGAGATTGAGAACTATGGTAGGCACTGGGCCTTGTGGGAGGGGTCTAGAGGCCAGCAAGGCTCTGTGCCTGTCTCTGCAGTGTCTTGGGACAGGATTGGTCTGTCGCACTGTACTCACACAGGGCTGATCTTGTCCCTGTCTCCACAGTTCACCGCATCGGGCGTACAGGCCGTTCAGGCAACACTGGCATTGCCACCACCTTCATCAACAAGGCCTGTGGTGAGGAACagcacggggctgggggctgcaagAGGCGGCTGAGCAGTGGCAAGGGGGTGTTCTGAGCAAGCAGGATGGCTTTGCCTGACCTATGTCTCTGTCCCCAGACGAGTCGGTGCTAATGGACCTGaaggctctgctcctggaggCGAAGCAGAAGGTGCCACctgtgctccaggtgctgcactGTGGGGATGAGACCATGCTGGACATTGGAGGTGAGACACCCCAGGTTGACACAGGGACCCCTAGGACCAGACGGGAGACACGTGTAGCTCCTTTGCTCTGGGGTGGGGGCTGCTGTCCTGGTGTGGCACTCTGCTGTCCTGGCCTTGACCCCATCCCTCCCATTGCAGGTGAGAGGGGCTGTGCCTTCTGTGGCGGCCTGGGCCATCGCATCACGGACTGCCCCAAGCTGGAGGCGATGCAGACCAAGCAAGTCAGCAACATCGGCCGCAAAGACTACCTGGCCCACAGCTCTATGGACTTCTAACCTGGAGAGTGTGCTGCCCCTGGATGGACCTGGGTTCTCTTTCAGCCCAGGGGTCTGTCTTGCACTTCTGTGGCCCCTTTTCCAGAATTTTGGTCACTTGGACTGTTGCCAGCTTAGCCTGACAAAGCTCCTGCCCCGGAAGGAAATGtatggagctgtgctgcaacAGCCCATTACATCAGCAGTGTGTTGGGCAAGCAGGTAGCGGTGcctcaggacaagagaaagCCCCAGGTGGGGTGACTGGTCTGgccagctgcctgctgccccTGCATTGGTGAGGTCAGGGTCTTCTGTTGCTCCTCACAAATCTACCCAGATTCTCTGAGTCTGTCTCCCTCACCTGGATTTGTGCATTCTCAGGGGTGGCTGCTCCCATCTCCCCAGATAGGCTGGGAGGATGCAGTCAGCGTGAGGTGGAGCGTGCCATGCTCATGTCAGGCGCTCCCCGAGGTGCTTCCTGTTCTCTGCCCCCGCGTtctgccccactgccctcctGTGAGGGGGAGGGCAGGCACATGGACACCTCCTATGGCCCAGCCTCTgccccccatccccacaccccaaaaagGGGAAGTCTCTCTGAGAAGGAAGTCTGCCCCATGCCTTTCCTTCGACTGCAGTAGTCACATTTTCTCCGCTGCGGGTAGCACGAGTCCCTGATCCTTGCGCTGGCTGCCAGGGTGAACTGGGCCCATGGAGAGACCAGTGAAGGATGGGATCCTCTATGTGCAGCACACCAAATTTGGAAAGGTaaaggatggatttggggttggtaGAGGGTTTGCCCTGATTTGTCATGAGGCCGGGCCTGGGGCTGGGCCCTCAGCAGCTTGGGAAGGGGCAACTGGAACCAGACCCATTGGAGCTGCCCTTGGGGGagccctgggctcagcagcCCCATAAGTGGGGCTTTCCCTTGTGGCTGTGGGGACTCATCTGTGTGGGCACCCACTCTGGCTCGCCTGTGTGTTGGGTCCTTCTTGCTTGGTCACCGCGTGAGTCgcaatggaaaaataaatttgcgTTAATGTGGCGCAGCTCCAGCGTGTGTGTGTGAGTGGGGCCCTGGGGCAGCAcgtgggatgtgtccctgtgccctccatCAGCCTGGCCGTAGGTGCCAGCCCCATCCAGTGACACCCTCATGGCTTGAGTTGCTCCTTTGTGTGCTTGGAGGGGGCACTGGGTGCCACAGAGCTCGGGGCAGGGCATGGGTGACATGGTGAGAGTACCTGGGGTCAGgccagctccagggagctgtCGGGTGTTGGTGAAGTAGGTCCTGCTGGCGCTCTGGTCACACCATGACAGGGTGGCCATGTCCTGTGGAGGTCTCAGTGGATGTGTGAGGCTTCAGTCACACTCTGACCTCCCTGCTGAACCAGAACCAAGCCCTGTGTGTGAGGAGCTGGTGCCCTGCCATGGAGGAGGCAGGTGGGCTGGGGGTGGTGGGTATTTTGGGTGCTTGGCTGCATCTGGTTCCTGCAGGGTGGAGGCTCTGCTGCACTTTTGAGGTACATGGTGGCACGCGCCCCCGCTATCCCATGACAgactggtgctggtgctgcagaggctCCCCTGGGAGGAAGCAGGCTGCTCAGCAGATGTGAGGCTGCCAGCAGAAGCCTCAGCAGCTCAAAATGGCTTTAATTTGCATCAGGGTCTGTCCTGAGAACAGCTTGAGAGCTCAGTTGCAGGTCGGCAGGCCAGCACTTGCAGCAGGGAACAAAGAGCAGGACCTGGtgctcagagagctgggagtgagTGTGACTCACCCGGTGAACTATGCCAAGCCCGCTCGGGACAAGGCCCCCCTCAGCCCAGCTTTGGGCCTGCCCTGCACCGCAGTTCAGGGTTCTGTGCTGGCCCCTGTTCTCTGTGCCCTCCAACAGCATTTGGCAGCTTCAGGCTGGGATTCCCCTATGCCCCTCGTGCTCTGTATGGTTCTTCCTGagcactgctggccctgtggaGAGCACTTTGCtgacctgttttttttttcctgcctttgctcTTTCCATGCATTAGAGGTCCTGGAGGAAGATGCGAGCCCAGCTGTTCGCCGCCAGCCCATCCGGCGTGGCCCGCATGGAGAAGTTTGATGTGCGGGACGACGGCACAATCCCAGAGAAGATATCCCTGCAGCGGTGTGCCCGCCGGGTGATCCGCCTCTCTGACTGCGTCTCTGTGGGTCCGGCGGGCACAGAGAACTGCCCCAAAGCCACCGCTGCCTTCTACCTCACCACCACTGAGAAGAGCTatgtgctggcagctgagcagcGCGATGAATGgatcacccagctctgccagctggcCTTCCAGGTACCAAGGGGTGTGGCAGGGCCTAGAGCCCTCCCTGGGTGAGCTGGGAAGCTCTGGAGCAAACAAAGGATTTGTGCTCCCCCCCCACCAAAATCCCAGGTCATACTCACAACTCTTTGTTTCAGGGTGCAAAAGAGACAGTGGCAAGTAGTGCCAGGACCCAGCCCAGCTCCGCTGTCCCCATGGAGGAGAACTCCCTCTACTCGTCCTGGCAGGACTGTATGTGCAGGGATGGTGAATAGGGCTGGGGtgggctgcagctcagtgctgcaagTACTGACCCCTGGCTTGTTTGGCTCCTACAGTGACTGAATTCTTGGTGCTGGTGGTCCAGACAGATGCAGCCACCCGCTGTGGTCTGCACGGGCATTACTTGCTCTCGGCCCTTCCCCAGAGCCTGACGCTGAAGGACCCCCAGTCCCGCCAGCCCCTGCTCACCTGGCCTTACCCCTTCCTTCGCAAGTTTGGCCAGGATCAGGTGAGTCCTCTGCTCCCTTCTTTTGGGGCTGTTGCCTGCCCAGGGTGGGTGGCAGCCCCTCACCCTCCCCTCTGATTCTGCAGGCTGTCTTCTCCTTCGAGGCCGGCCGCCGCAGTGACTCTGGCGAGGGCACCTTCACCTTCAGCACCCCACGGGCCCCTGAGCTCTGccgggctgtggctgctgccattgcctgccagcagcagggcaaggaCACCGCGGACCCCAGACTCTTCTGTGCCTCAGACCCCCAGCTCTTTGCACAGAGCCttgagccccagccctgggagcgtGGGAATGAtgatccccagcccagcccagccctgggggggaCACAAGCTGCCTCCCACCCCCCTGCCAACCTTGTCCGCTTCACCCCACCAGAGCCAGAGGGCTCATGCCCCATCATCTATGCCTCCATTGCCCGGGGCCAGCAGCCCCTCTTtgtgccagggcagccaggctctggtgAGCCGTGGGTTGTGGGcaagctgctccctgagcaTCTCTACGAGAACATCTTCACTGCAGAACAGCATCCAGCTGGGGcccaggaagaggaggaagaagggcagtgggagctggggtgCCGACAGGCCCCCGAGGGCCACAGCAGTGAGGGGGGTCCCCTCTATGACAACCGGGCCGCCATGGCACAGAACCCCCGGGCCACGGGCTGGGGACGCGGAGGGCAAGAGGCGCTCTCAGGGCGTTCTGGGCACAAGCCTCACAGCCTTCGGGCCAAGCTGGTGCGGCTGCTGAGCCGGGAGAGCCCCGGAGCGCGGGACTGGGCTTGATGTGGTCGGGGCCGGTCGGTCAATAAAGGCCCTTCCCAGACTCGGCTCCGCCGCTGCTGTGGGGAGTGGGGGGGCGCGCGGGGGCAGCTCGAGCCTCCCCGCTAGGGGGCGCCGCCGTGCCCGCCCCGGCAGGCAGAGGCGCGCCCGGTGATTGGCGGTCACGCCCGCTGGCTCCGCCCCCTCCCGCTGCTATATAGAatggggccgggccgggcgggggcggTGCCCGGGTTCGAGTCCCGCGTCGGCCCGCACCGCTCCGCTCCCGGCCGTTTCGCCGGGCCCCGCTGGCCGCGGGTGAGTCCGGGGAGCCGGGCTgtggcggggggctccgtcctcTGCCGGGGGCGATTGGGGCGTGGAGGGTGGAGGGGCTGAGGCCTGGCTTAAGGAGAAGGCGGGTGATCAGGGTCGGGCCCGTGTGGGGCAGAGCCGGCGTCCCCGATCCCGGGAGGGGCGGCGgtgtgggatgggaaggggtCCCGAGGCCCCCCGCGGGTCAGGGTGGGGCTTCCCAGCAATAAGAAAGGCTGCCCAGCCTGTGCACGCTGGGGACCCCCGGTGCAGTCGGGCCCCGTCCCGccggggaggggtggggggtgcCCGCCTTCTCCGGGCCGCCCCGTCCCGGCGCCTCGCTGGGGCTTGCGCGGCTCCCGGGCGCCGGGAATGCCTGACACGCAGCTCTTCCCCCGGCCCTCCCGAGCGGGGAGCGGGCTGGTGTCGTCTTACACGCCTTATATAGCCCGCACCGGCCCGGGGAGAGCGGGGGCACGCTGGCCCCCGGCCCTGCAGCCGGCCCGTGCGAGGAGTGGAGAGCTCCACAGCCGGCCCTGTCCGCCCTCGGGAGGAAGGTCCTGGGGCCGTCCGAGGGGGTCTGGCGGCTTCTTTCCAGGTAAAAGGTGGCAAGAGGCTGGTGCTGGCCCATCTGTCCGGAGTCTTGGCCGGCTGACAGCTGTCAGGCAGGGGAGCGGCGGGATTCCCTCCTGCCGAAGCCCCGGAGATGGGCTCGCTCCCAGGGAGCATCTGCTCGGCCGGCTGCCGGAGCGCCAGCCTGGCTGTTCTGCCAGGCGCCTCGGGTGGCATCAcgcagctcctgtgctgctgctgctaattCATCCGGCAGAAATGCTTCTGGTTCCTATCCTTCTGTACCTGCTGATGCTTCTCTGCGGTCTGAACAACCTTGGCTCTCAGCAGCAGGAGTTCCTGGGGTGCTGCaagggaggagagcagagcccgCAGACACTCCACtgtgggtggcagcagggctgtgcctgtctCCCTGGCACTAGTCAGTGTTAGCCTGGGCCCCTCAGATCTGACGTTACTGGAGAAGATgctgatggatttggggtgcGTCTCTAACCACAGTGTAGGATGGTCAGGGTGGAGTTACAGCTGGAAACGTGACCTGCCTCCTGTCCTACCCTACAGGGCACCGAGCCCTCTCCCTGCATTCTTTCCATGTACCCTAACACCAGGATAACACCCTCTTCCCTTGCAGAGATGGGCGACATGGAGTCCTACAAGGTGATGCTGAATGGGCCGGCACCCTGGGGCttcaggctgcagggagggaaggatttCAGCATGCCGCTCTCCATCTCCAGGGTAAGAGAAGCCAAGGCTGGTGacacccatccttcctcctgcctctgtgGGAGGGAGGCCGCAGTGACTGAGGCAGAGCTGTATGAGGGATATAGATGAGCTGGGGCCCTGGGAATGCtgcatcctgccctgcctggctccacGTAGCCTCCTTGGTCCCTTatcagctgcagcccagcacggGGGTGTTCCGGGCAGGGAGCTGCAAGCAGAAACGTGAAATTCTGCACAACCTCTGCAGAGGGGGGCAGTGGAGGCCCCTTCCGGAGTGTGCCCACCACAGCAGGAAGGGATCTGCTCTCTGAGATGTGGGACTGGCTTCCTGGTCTgcaccccagctctgggcttggCATCCCAGGACCTAGCCAGTGCCCTTCTGCTCTCCtttccacagcacagctcctaaGTCTGTGCCTGAGGTTGTTCCTGAAATGGGCATGGAGAGGAGgaagctgcactgctgcctgcacagggatTCCCGTTTCTCCAGTTGTGCCACAGCTGGTTGTGCCCTGAGGCCGCTGGTTTGAGCCTCTTCCA encodes:
- the DOK3 gene encoding docking protein 3 yields the protein MRAQLFAASPSGVARMEKFDVRDDGTIPEKISLQRCARRVIRLSDCVSVGPAGTENCPKATAAFYLTTTEKSYVLAAEQRDEWITQLCQLAFQGAKETVASSARTQPSSAVPMEENSLYSSWQDLTEFLVLVVQTDAATRCGLHGHYLLSALPQSLTLKDPQSRQPLLTWPYPFLRKFGQDQAVFSFEAGRRSDSGEGTFTFSTPRAPELCRAVAAAIACQQQGKDTADPRLFCASDPQLFAQSLEPQPWERGNDDPQPSPALGGTQAASHPPANLVRFTPPEPEGSCPIIYASIARGQQPLFVPGQPGSGEPWVVGKLLPEHLYENIFTAEQHPAGAQEEEEEGQWELGCRQAPEGHSSEGGPLYDNRAAMAQNPRATGWGRGGQEALSGRSGHKPHSLRAKLVRLLSRESPGARDWA